One segment of Enterobacter ludwigii DNA contains the following:
- the miaB gene encoding tRNA (N6-isopentenyl adenosine(37)-C2)-methylthiotransferase MiaB, whose amino-acid sequence MTKKLHIKTWGCQMNEYDSSKMADLLDATHGYQLTDNANEADVLLLNTCSIREKAQEKVFHQLGRWKLIKRKRPDVIIGVGGCVASQEGKLIRQRAHYVDIIFGPQTLHRLPEMINAVRENRRPVVDVSFPEIEKFDRLPEPRADGPTAYVSIMEGCNKYCTYCVVPYTRGEEVSRPTDDILFEVAQLAAQGVREIHLLGQNVNAWRGENYDGTTGSFAELLRLVAAIDGIDRLRFTTSHPMEFTDDIIDVYRDTPELVSFLHLPIQCGSDRVLNLMGRPHTVLEYKSIIRKLREARPDIQISSDFIVGFPGETTDDFERTMKLIGEVNFDVSYSFIFSARPGTPAADMVDDVPEEEKKQRLYILQERINQQANAWSRRMVGTVQRILVEGTSRKSIMELSGRTENNRVVNFEGTPDMVGKFVDVEIVDVLTNSLRAKVVRTEDEMGLRIAQSPESVMSRTRKESDAGVGIYQP is encoded by the coding sequence ATGACAAAAAAACTCCATATAAAAACCTGGGGCTGTCAGATGAACGAATACGATTCATCCAAGATGGCCGATCTGCTGGATGCCACGCACGGGTATCAACTGACTGACAACGCGAACGAAGCGGACGTGTTGCTGCTCAATACCTGTTCGATCCGTGAGAAGGCGCAGGAGAAGGTGTTCCATCAACTGGGCCGCTGGAAGCTTATCAAGCGCAAAAGACCCGATGTGATCATTGGCGTGGGTGGCTGTGTGGCCTCGCAGGAAGGCAAACTGATCCGCCAGCGTGCTCACTATGTTGATATTATTTTTGGCCCGCAGACGCTGCACCGTCTGCCGGAGATGATCAACGCCGTTCGCGAGAATCGCCGCCCGGTGGTTGACGTAAGCTTCCCGGAAATCGAAAAATTTGACCGTCTGCCAGAACCACGCGCGGATGGTCCAACAGCCTACGTCTCCATTATGGAAGGCTGTAACAAGTACTGCACCTATTGTGTCGTACCGTATACCCGCGGCGAAGAAGTGAGCCGTCCGACCGACGACATTCTGTTTGAAGTGGCGCAACTGGCGGCACAGGGTGTGCGTGAAATTCATCTGCTGGGCCAAAACGTCAACGCCTGGCGCGGCGAGAACTACGACGGTACCACCGGCAGCTTTGCAGAACTGCTGCGCCTGGTGGCCGCGATCGACGGCATCGACCGCCTTCGCTTCACCACCAGCCACCCGATGGAATTTACCGATGACATCATTGATGTGTATCGCGACACGCCAGAGCTGGTGAGCTTCCTGCATCTGCCGATTCAGTGCGGTTCCGACCGCGTGCTGAACCTGATGGGACGTCCACATACGGTACTGGAGTACAAATCCATCATCCGCAAGCTGCGTGAAGCCCGTCCTGACATCCAGATTAGCTCCGACTTTATCGTTGGCTTCCCGGGCGAAACCACGGATGACTTTGAGCGCACGATGAAGCTCATTGGCGAAGTGAATTTTGACGTCAGCTACAGCTTTATCTTCTCAGCGCGTCCAGGTACTCCTGCGGCCGATATGGTCGACGATGTGCCGGAAGAAGAAAAAAAGCAGCGTCTGTATATTCTGCAGGAGCGTATCAACCAGCAGGCCAACGCCTGGAGCCGTCGTATGGTCGGCACCGTCCAGCGTATTCTGGTGGAAGGCACTTCCCGTAAGAGCATTATGGAGCTGTCAGGACGCACCGAAAATAACCGCGTCGTGAACTTTGAAGGCACGCCAGACATGGTCGGTAAATTTGTGGACGTGGAGATTGTCGACGTGCTGACCAACTCCCTCCGCGCGAAAGTGGTCCGTACCGAAGACGAAATGGGTCTGCGCATCGCACAATCGCCGGAATCCGTCATGTCCCGCACCCGCAAAGAAAGCGACGCTGGCGTCGGCATTTACCAGCCATAA
- the corC gene encoding CNNM family magnesium/cobalt transport protein CorC (CorC(YbeX) belongs to the Cyclin M Mg2+ Exporter (CNNM) family, and was characterized as belonging to a set of three proteins, at least one of which must be present for CorA to function.), giving the protein MSDDNSHSSDTTNTKKGFFSLILNQLFHGEPKNRDELLELIRDSGQNDLIDEDTREMLEGVMDIADQRVRDIMIPRSQMITLKRNQTLDECLDVIIESAHSRFPVISEDKDHIEGILMAKDLLPFMRSDAEAFSMEKVLRQAVVVPESKRVDRMLKEFRSQRYHMAIVIDEFGGVSGLVTIEDILELIVGEIEDEYDEEEDIDFRQLSRHTWTIRALASIEDFNDAFSTHFSDEEVDTIGGLVMQAFGHLPARGETVDIDGYQFKVAMADSRRIIQVHVRTPDDSPVPKLED; this is encoded by the coding sequence ATGAGCGACGACAATTCACACAGTAGCGACACGACAAACACCAAAAAGGGATTTTTCTCCCTCATTCTGAACCAGCTTTTCCACGGCGAACCTAAAAACCGTGACGAACTGCTGGAGCTGATTCGTGATTCCGGGCAAAACGACCTTATCGATGAAGATACGCGCGAAATGCTCGAAGGGGTAATGGACATCGCCGACCAGCGCGTTCGCGACATCATGATCCCCCGCTCGCAGATGATCACCCTGAAACGTAACCAGACTCTGGACGAGTGCCTCGATGTGATCATCGAATCCGCACACTCGCGTTTCCCGGTCATCAGCGAAGACAAAGATCACATTGAAGGGATTTTGATGGCTAAAGATCTGCTGCCGTTTATGCGCAGCGATGCCGAAGCCTTCAGCATGGAAAAAGTGTTACGCCAGGCCGTGGTTGTGCCGGAAAGTAAACGTGTGGATCGGATGCTGAAAGAGTTTCGCTCTCAGCGCTACCACATGGCGATTGTTATTGATGAATTTGGTGGCGTTTCCGGTCTCGTCACGATCGAAGATATCCTTGAGCTGATCGTGGGCGAAATCGAAGATGAGTATGACGAAGAAGAAGATATCGACTTCCGTCAGCTTAGCCGTCACACCTGGACCATTCGCGCGCTGGCCTCGATTGAGGACTTTAACGACGCCTTTAGTACCCATTTCAGCGATGAAGAGGTCGATACTATTGGCGGGCTGGTGATGCAGGCCTTTGGCCACCTTCCGGCACGCGGCGAGACCGTTGACATCGACGGTTACCAGTTCAAAGTGGCAATGGCCGACAGCCGACGTATTATACAGGTTCATGTCAGAACGCCGGACGACTCACCGGTGCCAAAACTGGAAGATTAA
- the asnB gene encoding asparagine synthase B — protein MCSIFGVLDIKTDAGELRKKALELSRLMRHRGPDWSGVYASDKAILAHERLSIVDVNAGAQPLYNEKKTHALAVNGEIYNHQALRAEYGDRYAFQTGSDCEVILALYQEKGPEFLDDLQGMFAFALYDSEKDAYLIGRDHIGIIPLYMGHDEHGNFYVASEMKALVPVCRTIKEFPAGSYLWSKDGEIRQYYQRDWFDYDAVKDNVTDKAELRQALEDSVKSHLMSDVPYGVLLSGGLDSSVISAITKKFAARRVEDQERSEAWWPQLHSFAVGLEGAPDLKAAQEVANHLGTVHHEIHFTVQEGLDAIRDVIYHIETYDVTTIRASTPMYLMSRKIKAMGIKMVLSGEGSDEVFGGYLYFHKAPNAKELHEETVRKLQALHMFDCARANKAMSAWGVEARVPFLDKKFLDVAMRINPQDKMCGNGKMEKHILRECFESYLPASVAWRQKEQFSDGVGYSWIDTLKEVAAKQVSDQQLETASFRFPYNTPGSKEAYLYREIFEELFPVPSAAECVPGGPSVACSSAKAIEWDESFKSMNDPSGRAVGVHQSAYK, from the coding sequence ATGTGTTCAATTTTTGGCGTACTGGATATTAAAACTGACGCAGGCGAACTGCGTAAAAAGGCACTCGAATTGTCCCGCCTGATGCGCCATCGCGGCCCGGACTGGTCCGGCGTTTACGCCAGCGATAAAGCCATCCTGGCACACGAACGTCTGTCCATTGTTGACGTCAACGCAGGTGCGCAGCCGCTGTATAACGAGAAAAAAACACACGCGCTGGCTGTCAACGGTGAAATCTATAACCATCAGGCGCTGCGCGCCGAGTACGGCGACCGTTACGCCTTCCAGACCGGTTCTGACTGTGAAGTGATCCTGGCGCTGTATCAGGAGAAAGGCCCGGAATTCCTCGATGATCTGCAGGGTATGTTTGCCTTCGCCCTGTACGACAGCGAAAAAGATGCCTATCTGATTGGCCGCGACCATATTGGTATTATCCCGCTGTATATGGGTCACGATGAACACGGCAACTTTTATGTCGCCTCAGAAATGAAAGCCCTGGTGCCGGTTTGCCGCACCATTAAAGAGTTCCCGGCAGGAAGTTATCTGTGGAGTAAAGACGGCGAGATCCGTCAGTACTATCAGCGCGACTGGTTCGACTATGATGCGGTTAAAGACAACGTGACTGATAAAGCCGAACTGCGTCAGGCGCTGGAAGATTCTGTTAAAAGCCACCTGATGTCAGATGTGCCTTACGGCGTACTGCTCTCCGGCGGGCTGGACTCGTCCGTGATCTCCGCGATCACCAAGAAATTCGCCGCGCGTCGTGTTGAAGATCAGGAACGTTCAGAAGCCTGGTGGCCGCAACTGCACTCCTTTGCTGTGGGCCTGGAAGGCGCACCGGATCTGAAAGCCGCGCAGGAAGTGGCAAACCATCTCGGTACCGTGCACCATGAGATCCACTTCACCGTGCAGGAAGGGCTGGATGCGATCCGCGATGTTATCTACCACATCGAAACCTACGATGTGACCACCATTCGCGCTTCCACGCCGATGTACCTGATGTCGCGTAAGATCAAAGCGATGGGCATTAAGATGGTGCTCTCCGGTGAAGGGTCTGACGAAGTGTTTGGCGGCTACCTCTATTTCCACAAAGCGCCGAACGCAAAAGAGCTGCACGAAGAGACAGTACGTAAACTGCAGGCGCTGCATATGTTTGACTGCGCACGCGCCAACAAAGCGATGTCCGCCTGGGGTGTGGAAGCCCGTGTTCCCTTCCTGGATAAGAAATTCCTCGACGTGGCAATGCGCATCAACCCGCAGGACAAAATGTGCGGCAACGGCAAAATGGAGAAACATATCCTGCGTGAATGTTTCGAATCCTACCTGCCGGCGAGCGTGGCATGGCGTCAGAAAGAGCAGTTCTCTGACGGTGTCGGGTATAGCTGGATCGACACCCTAAAAGAGGTGGCGGCAAAACAGGTTTCCGATCAGCAACTGGAAACCGCGAGCTTCCGCTTCCCGTACAACACGCCAGGCTCCAAAGAAGCGTATCTGTACCGCGAAATCTTTGAAGAGTTGTTCCCGGTGCCGAGTGCGGCGGAGTGTGTTCCGGGCGGCCCGTCCGTTGCCTGTTCTTCGGCTAAAGCCATTGAATGGGATGAATCTTTCAAGTCAATGAACGATCCATCAGGACGTGCGGTAGGCGTACACCAGTCTGCCTATAAGTAG
- a CDS encoding PhoH family protein, with product MNIDTREISLEPADNARLLSLCGPFDDNIKQLERRLGIEINRRDNHFKLTGRPLCVNAAADILRSLYVDTAPMRGEIQDIEPEQIHLAIKEARVLEQSAESVPDYGKAINIKTKRGVIKPRTPNQAQYIANILDHDITFGVGPAGTGKTYLAVAAAVDALERQEIRRILLTRPAVEAGEKLGFLPGDLSQKVDPYLRPLYDALFEMLGFEKVEKLIERNVIEVAPLAYMRGRTLNDAFIILDESQNTTIEQMKMFLTRIGFNSKAVITGDVTQIDLPRSTKSGLRHAIEVLADVDEISFNFFHSEDVVRHPVVARIVNAYEAWEEADQKRKAELAAERKREAQEQEQK from the coding sequence TTGAACATAGATACGCGTGAAATTAGCCTTGAGCCAGCAGACAACGCTCGCCTGCTGAGCCTGTGCGGGCCGTTTGATGACAACATCAAACAACTGGAGCGACGTCTGGGTATCGAAATCAATCGTCGCGATAATCATTTCAAACTCACCGGACGCCCTCTCTGCGTCAACGCCGCTGCGGATATTCTGCGTAGCCTGTATGTGGATACCGCCCCAATGCGCGGTGAAATACAGGATATCGAGCCAGAACAGATCCACCTCGCGATCAAAGAGGCGCGCGTGCTTGAGCAAAGCGCAGAAAGTGTGCCGGACTATGGCAAGGCCATCAATATTAAGACCAAACGTGGCGTCATTAAGCCGCGTACGCCAAACCAGGCGCAGTACATCGCCAACATTCTCGACCATGACATCACCTTCGGTGTGGGCCCGGCGGGTACGGGTAAAACCTATCTGGCCGTTGCCGCGGCGGTTGATGCGCTCGAACGCCAGGAGATTCGTCGCATCCTGCTGACCCGTCCGGCGGTGGAAGCGGGTGAAAAACTGGGCTTCCTGCCAGGCGATCTGAGCCAGAAGGTTGACCCTTACCTTCGTCCGTTATACGACGCGCTGTTCGAGATGCTCGGCTTTGAGAAAGTTGAGAAGCTGATTGAGCGTAACGTGATTGAAGTTGCCCCGCTCGCCTATATGCGCGGCCGTACGCTGAATGATGCATTCATTATTCTCGATGAAAGCCAGAACACCACCATCGAACAGATGAAAATGTTCCTGACACGTATCGGCTTTAACTCAAAAGCGGTCATTACCGGTGACGTCACGCAGATTGACCTGCCGCGCAGCACCAAATCGGGTCTGCGCCATGCCATTGAAGTTCTGGCCGACGTCGACGAAATCAGCTTTAACTTCTTCCACAGCGAAGACGTGGTCCGTCACCCGGTTGTGGCGCGCATCGTTAACGCTTATGAAGCATGGGAAGAAGCAGATCAGAAGCGTAAGGCCGAACTGGCCGCAGAACGTAAGCGCGAAGCGCAGGAGCAAGAACAAAAATGA
- the ubiF gene encoding 3-demethoxyubiquinol 3-hydroxylase, producing the protein MTLQQTEIAVVGGGMVGGALALGLAQQGFEVTVIEQAAPVAFDPMAKPDVRISAISAASVDLLRGLGVWDAVLGMRAHPYSRLETWEWENAHVAFDAAELKLPRLGYMVENTVLQLALWQALEAHPKVALRVPASLKALHPHEGGYLLELDKGDELATRMVVGADGANSQVRQMAGIGIHAWQYQQACMLITVQCENDPGESTWQHFTPNGPHAFLPLFDRWASLVWYDKPARIRQLQGLSMEQLQREIHQHFPRRLGNVMPVAAGAFPLTRRHALQYARAGLALVGDAAHTIHPLAGQGVNLGYRDVEALLDVLGNARAHAEAWASHPVLKRYQTRRMADNFIMQSGMDLFYAGFSNDLGPVRILRNIGLMAAERAGGLKRQALKYALGL; encoded by the coding sequence ATGACTCTCCAACAAACCGAAATTGCCGTTGTCGGCGGCGGTATGGTCGGTGGCGCACTCGCGCTGGGGCTGGCGCAGCAGGGATTTGAGGTGACGGTTATCGAGCAGGCTGCCCCTGTTGCGTTTGACCCGATGGCAAAGCCGGATGTGCGAATTTCAGCTATCAGCGCCGCCTCTGTCGATCTACTGCGCGGGCTGGGCGTCTGGGATGCCGTGCTCGGGATGCGCGCGCACCCTTACAGCCGTCTCGAAACCTGGGAGTGGGAGAATGCGCATGTCGCGTTTGATGCCGCTGAACTGAAGCTGCCCCGTCTGGGCTATATGGTGGAAAACACGGTCCTCCAGCTGGCGCTCTGGCAGGCCCTGGAGGCGCATCCGAAAGTGGCGCTGCGCGTCCCGGCGTCACTTAAAGCACTGCATCCCCACGAAGGCGGGTATTTGCTTGAGCTGGATAAGGGTGATGAGCTGGCCACGAGGATGGTTGTCGGAGCGGATGGTGCCAACTCACAGGTCAGGCAAATGGCGGGAATTGGCATTCATGCCTGGCAGTACCAGCAGGCGTGCATGCTGATCACCGTGCAGTGTGAGAATGACCCGGGTGAGAGCACCTGGCAGCACTTTACCCCGAACGGCCCGCATGCCTTTTTACCGTTGTTTGATCGCTGGGCGTCGCTGGTGTGGTATGACAAACCGGCGCGCATTCGTCAGTTGCAGGGGCTTTCAATGGAGCAGCTGCAGCGAGAGATCCATCAGCACTTCCCACGCCGTCTGGGCAACGTCATGCCGGTTGCCGCCGGGGCGTTTCCGCTTACCCGTCGCCATGCATTGCAGTATGCCCGTGCAGGGCTGGCGCTGGTGGGGGATGCGGCACACACCATTCACCCGCTGGCGGGGCAGGGCGTGAACCTGGGATACCGTGACGTTGAGGCTTTACTGGATGTGCTGGGCAATGCGCGCGCTCACGCGGAGGCCTGGGCCAGCCATCCGGTACTGAAACGTTACCAGACGCGACGTATGGCGGATAACTTTATCATGCAGTCGGGGATGGATCTGTTTTACGCCGGGTTCAGTAACGATCTTGGTCCGGTGCGCATTCTGCGTAACATTGGGTTGATGGCGGCGGAGCGTGCCGGTGGGCTGAAGCGTCAGGCGCTGAAGTACGCGTTAGGCCTTTAA
- the ybeY gene encoding rRNA maturation RNase YbeY codes for MSQVILDLQLACDDNSGLPEEAQFQTWLDAVIPPFQEESEVTIRLVDEAESHELNLTYRGKDKPTNVLSFPFEAPPGIEMPLLGDLIICRQVVEQEAKEQQKPLEAHWAHMVVHGSLHLLGYDHIEDDEAEEMESLETEIMLALGYEDPYIAEKE; via the coding sequence ATGAGTCAGGTGATCCTCGATTTACAACTGGCATGTGACGATAATTCCGGCTTGCCAGAAGAGGCGCAGTTTCAGACATGGCTGGATGCGGTTATCCCCCCGTTTCAGGAAGAATCAGAAGTCACGATTCGTCTGGTGGATGAAGCCGAAAGCCATGAGCTTAACCTGACCTACCGCGGGAAAGATAAGCCGACCAACGTGCTCTCTTTCCCCTTCGAAGCCCCACCGGGAATTGAGATGCCGCTGCTGGGCGATCTGATCATCTGCCGCCAGGTCGTGGAACAGGAAGCTAAAGAGCAGCAAAAACCGCTGGAAGCCCACTGGGCGCATATGGTGGTACACGGTAGCCTGCATCTGCTCGGCTACGACCATATTGAAGATGACGAAGCGGAAGAGATGGAGTCCCTCGAGACAGAGATAATGCTTGCTCTGGGCTATGAGGATCCGTACATTGCCGAGAAAGAATAG
- the nagD gene encoding ribonucleotide monophosphatase NagD: MTIKNVICDIDGVLMHDNVAVPGAAEFLHRIIDKGMPLVLLTNYPSQTGQDLANRFATAGVNVPDSVFYTSAMATADFLKRQEGKKAYVVGEGALIHELYKAGFTITDVNPDFVIVGETRSYNWEMMHKASYFVANGARFIATNPDTHGRGFYPACGALCAGIEKISGRKPFYVGKPSPWIIRAALNKMQAHSEETVIVGDNLRTDILAGFQAGLETILVLSGVSTLDDIDAMPFRPSWIYPSVEEIDII; the protein is encoded by the coding sequence ATGACCATTAAGAATGTAATTTGTGATATCGACGGCGTGCTGATGCACGACAACGTTGCTGTACCAGGTGCTGCGGAATTTCTTCACCGCATCATCGACAAAGGAATGCCTCTGGTTCTTCTCACGAACTACCCTTCTCAGACCGGTCAGGACCTGGCAAACCGCTTTGCCACAGCAGGCGTCAACGTGCCGGACAGCGTGTTTTATACCTCTGCCATGGCCACCGCTGATTTCCTCAAGCGCCAGGAAGGAAAAAAGGCCTACGTGGTGGGTGAAGGGGCGCTGATCCACGAGTTATATAAGGCAGGGTTTACCATCACAGATGTGAACCCGGACTTTGTGATCGTTGGCGAAACGCGCTCCTATAACTGGGAGATGATGCACAAAGCCTCCTACTTTGTTGCCAACGGTGCGCGTTTTATTGCCACCAACCCGGATACCCACGGCCGTGGTTTTTACCCTGCCTGCGGCGCGCTGTGTGCCGGTATCGAAAAGATCTCTGGCCGGAAACCGTTCTACGTGGGCAAGCCCAGCCCGTGGATCATCCGTGCCGCGCTGAACAAGATGCAGGCACACTCTGAGGAAACGGTGATTGTCGGCGACAACCTGCGCACCGATATCCTGGCCGGATTCCAGGCGGGCCTGGAAACCATTCTGGTGCTTTCCGGTGTCTCCACGCTCGACGATATTGACGCCATGCCCTTCCGCCCGAGCTGGATTTATCCCTCCGTCGAAGAAATTGATATTATCTGA